A single genomic interval of Dehalococcoidia bacterium harbors:
- a CDS encoding O-acetyl-ADP-ribose deacetylase, with amino-acid sequence MERVINKTRLSLVQGDITRQVTEAIVNAANSGLMGGGGVDVAIHRAGGPAILEDCKKVVAQRGRLPAGQAIITTGGALNARYVIHTVGPIWHGGKSQEPETLASAYRESMKAAVANGLKSVSFPSISTGAYGYPIEQAARVALWTVSDFLRQDSPFEEVVFVLFDARTFDAYRQALEELPE; translated from the coding sequence ATGGAAAGGGTGATCAATAAAACGAGGCTATCTCTTGTCCAGGGCGATATCACCCGGCAAGTGACGGAGGCTATTGTCAATGCGGCCAACTCCGGCCTCATGGGCGGAGGGGGAGTGGATGTCGCCATTCATCGAGCTGGAGGCCCGGCGATTCTGGAGGACTGCAAAAAGGTTGTCGCCCAAAGGGGTCGGCTTCCCGCCGGTCAAGCCATCATTACCACTGGCGGCGCTCTTAATGCCCGGTATGTAATTCACACCGTGGGACCGATCTGGCACGGCGGTAAAAGCCAAGAGCCCGAAACCCTGGCCAGCGCCTATCGGGAAAGCATGAAGGCGGCAGTTGCAAACGGCCTCAAGAGCGTTTCCTTTCCTTCGATCAGCACCGGCGCTTATGGGTATCCCATCGAGCAGGCGGCAAGAGTGGCCCTGTGGACAGTCAGCGATTTTCTCAGACAGGATAGCCCTTTTGAGGAGGTGGTCTTTGTCCTGTTCGATGCCCGAACCTTTGATGCCTATCGCCAGGCTTTAGAAGAAC
- a CDS encoding protein-L-isoaspartate(D-aspartate) O-methyltransferase: protein MNQDFNADRAELVRQLRLEIKDEKVISAMERVPRELFLPPDTQHLAYENMPLPIAEGQTISQPFIVALMTEALDLRGEERVLEVGTGSGYQTAILAELAGWVVSVERRQRLLESASRTLGRLGYTNIELHPAQETLGWPEGAPYDGIIVTAGAPKTPPGLIDQLAEGGKLVIPVGSRYEQKLLRIIKRKDQISTENLGGCRFVPLIAREAWAD, encoded by the coding sequence ATGAATCAGGACTTCAACGCTGATCGCGCCGAATTAGTCCGCCAGTTACGGCTGGAAATCAAAGATGAGAAGGTGATCAGCGCCATGGAGCGCGTTCCCCGAGAACTCTTTCTGCCGCCCGATACTCAACACCTCGCCTATGAAAACATGCCCTTGCCGATCGCAGAAGGACAAACCATTTCTCAACCCTTCATCGTGGCTTTGATGACCGAGGCACTGGATTTGCGAGGCGAAGAACGTGTGCTGGAAGTTGGAACCGGCAGCGGATATCAGACCGCGATATTGGCTGAGCTGGCCGGTTGGGTTGTCAGCGTCGAACGCCGTCAGAGACTCCTCGAATCGGCCAGCCGGACTCTGGGCAGATTGGGATATACGAACATCGAACTCCATCCTGCTCAGGAAACGCTCGGATGGCCGGAGGGCGCACCTTATGACGGGATCATCGTTACGGCAGGAGCCCCAAAGACACCACCGGGCCTGATCGATCAGCTGGCCGAAGGGGGCAAACTGGTAATCCCTGTAGGGTCCCGATACGAACAGAAATTGCTGAGAATCATCAAACGGAAGGACCAGATCAGCACTGAAAACCTGGGGGGGTGTCGATTTGTGCCGCTCATCGCCAGAGAGGCCTGGGCAGATTGA